In Scomber japonicus isolate fScoJap1 chromosome 7, fScoJap1.pri, whole genome shotgun sequence, one genomic interval encodes:
- the LOC128361438 gene encoding proproteinase E-like — protein MLQILVLLLLQVAYVFGCGTPAVTPNTNRVVNGEDARPHSWPWQISLQVKHGSRYHHTCGGTLVGPRWVLTAGHCIWPGDVYRVVLGEYDMSKQEGTEQIRDVLRIIVHPLWDIDRVADGNDLALLKLDKSPIMNDSVGLACLPEAGEIPSHGAACYISGWGNLYTHGPMPDKLQQALLPVVEHSVCSRSDWWGINVKTTMICAGGDVVSGCNGDSGGPLNCMGQDGRWYVQGVTSFVSSRTCNEVKKPTVFTRTSAFTEWLSEVMLKY, from the exons ATGTTGCAGATACTggtcctcctgctgcttcaggTAGCATATG tttttggctGTGGCACACCTGCTGTCACACCCAACACCAATAGGGTGGTAAATGGAGAAGATGCTCGCCCCCATAGCTGGCCCTGGCAG ATCTCCCTGCAGGTGAAGCACGGCAGCCGTTATCATCACACTTGTGGAGGAACTCTGGTTGGACCTCGCTGGGTGCTGACTGCTGGACACTGCATCTG GCCAGGAGATGTGTACCGTGTGGTCCTGGGAGAGTATGACATGAGCAAACAAGAAGGCACAGAACAGATCAGAGACGTCCTGCGCATCATTGTCCATCCCCTGTGGGACATTGACCGTGTGGCTGATGG CAATGATCTTGCCCTGCTGAAGCTGGATAAGAGTCCCATTATGAATGACAGCGTTGGCCTGGCTTGTCTTCCAGAGGCTGGAGAGATCCCCTCCCATGGGGCAGCTTGTTACATCTCCGGCTGGGGCAACCTTTACA CTCACGGCCCCATGCCTGATAAGTTGCAGCAGGCCTTGCTGCCTGTGGTGGAGCACAGTGTGTGCAGCCGCAGTGACTGGTGGGGCATTAACGTCAAGACCACTATGATCTGTGCTGGAGGAGATGTCGTATCTGGATGCAAT gGAGACTCTGGAGGTCCTCTGAACTGTATGGGTCAGGATGGTAGGTGGTACGTCCAGGGCGTCACTAGCTTTGTTTCCTCTCGCACCTGCAATGAGGTGAAGAAACCCACCGTCTTCACACGCACCTCTGCCTTCACCGAGTGGCTCAGTGAG GTTATGCTGAAATACTGA